The Methanohalophilus portucalensis genome window below encodes:
- the pheA gene encoding prephenate dehydratase, producing the protein MKIGILGPESSYSEKAANIWKAHLGTNPDISYLKDISEVFEVLQDNSIDYGVVPIENSIEGSVGVTLDLLLEHEFSIIGEVVVHIHHCLLSRGKKEDIRIILSHPQALAQCRHFIRKNYPDVEIRTTGSTSHAAKLATEFSEMAAIASRKASESFGLDILAEDIQDWKPDLTRFVVIARKQDKRIQTCTHDCKTSIIVYLDRDHPGALYEMLGELATRGINLTRIESRPSKMSLGDYVFYIDMNGSIKDPDVKEALDNLNQKVYMLKNLGSYQSYMEE; encoded by the coding sequence ATGAAAATCGGCATTTTGGGGCCTGAAAGTTCATATTCTGAAAAAGCTGCAAATATATGGAAAGCACACCTTGGAACTAATCCGGATATTTCATATCTGAAGGACATTTCAGAAGTATTTGAAGTTCTTCAGGATAATTCCATAGACTATGGTGTTGTACCAATAGAAAATTCTATAGAGGGTTCTGTCGGTGTTACCCTTGACCTACTGCTGGAACATGAATTTTCAATCATTGGGGAAGTTGTGGTTCATATCCATCACTGCCTGCTTTCAAGGGGGAAAAAAGAGGATATAAGAATAATTCTGTCCCATCCTCAGGCACTGGCACAATGTCGCCATTTCATCCGGAAGAATTACCCGGATGTGGAGATCAGGACTACAGGTAGTACTTCACATGCTGCTAAGCTTGCAACGGAATTTTCGGAAATGGCTGCTATTGCGTCCAGAAAGGCGTCTGAAAGTTTCGGGCTTGACATTCTTGCAGAAGACATACAGGATTGGAAACCTGATCTCACCCGGTTTGTAGTAATTGCCAGAAAGCAAGACAAGCGAATTCAAACCTGTACACATGACTGTAAAACTTCAATTATCGTCTATCTTGACAGAGACCACCCGGGTGCCCTCTATGAAATGCTGGGTGAACTTGCTACAAGAGGGATCAACCTTACAAGGATTGAATCACGCCCTTCCAAAATGTCCCTGGGAGATTATGTGTTCTACATCGATATGAATGGAAGTATAAAAGATCCCGATGTAAAAGAAGCACTTGATAACTTGAATCAAAAAGTTTATATGTTAAAGAATCTGGGTTCCTACCAGAGTTACATGGAAGAGTGA
- a CDS encoding DUF7502 family protein: MTGTEDLEQFIHRQENAVRKYQRLFKLAEFVILTLAIYTVLLLVNMENAFGLVRALELYADKSYDVASLTISFSTIALLLISIGISLIITLLLYRREKNTSVILLAEEKYPVLKERLRTAYDNRNLNNVIINDLIYSVLETTKEIHSSAFLDKKKLKVIFILLIFTTSALGIVIYSDFRTDITPEGMKEVIDNIPGIPDNGDTPEDYFPSDGDGNEAGKENITGEPVVVVVEGEEVDLSIPPGSESGFTPTGQEDETQPEFKPSSSYEVGQMTAPAYREELPEGYEPIIKSYFEELTR; encoded by the coding sequence ATGACCGGTACAGAGGATCTTGAACAATTCATTCATCGGCAGGAAAATGCTGTTCGCAAATACCAGCGGTTGTTTAAACTGGCAGAATTTGTCATCCTGACCCTTGCCATCTATACTGTCCTGCTTTTGGTAAATATGGAAAATGCATTTGGACTGGTAAGAGCACTGGAATTATATGCCGATAAAAGTTATGATGTTGCTTCATTGACAATTTCATTTTCAACTATTGCACTTCTTCTTATTTCAATTGGAATTTCCCTAATAATAACTTTGCTGCTCTATAGAAGAGAAAAGAACACCTCAGTTATCTTACTGGCAGAAGAGAAATATCCAGTCCTGAAAGAAAGGCTCAGGACAGCCTATGATAACCGCAATCTGAACAATGTTATAATCAATGATTTGATTTATTCAGTGCTGGAAACTACAAAGGAAATACATTCATCTGCTTTTCTTGACAAGAAAAAACTCAAGGTCATATTTATCCTTTTGATTTTCACTACCTCGGCCCTGGGTATAGTTATATATTCGGATTTTCGCACAGACATAACTCCCGAAGGAATGAAAGAAGTAATCGACAATATACCGGGGATTCCCGATAATGGTGATACGCCTGAAGATTATTTCCCCTCTGATGGAGATGGGAATGAGGCAGGAAAGGAAAATATTACAGGTGAACCTGTGGTAGTCGTGGTGGAAGGTGAAGAAGTGGACCTGAGTATACCGCCAGGATCAGAATCCGGCTTTACACCTACCGGGCAGGAAGATGAAACCCAGCCGGAATTCAAACCCTCTTCTTCATACGAAGTCGGACAGATGACTGCTCCGGCTTATCGTGAAGAACTGCCGGAAGGGTATGAGCCAATCATAAAATCATATTTTGAAGAATTAACCAGATAA
- a CDS encoding AAA family ATPase: MDKSSQSGEADIYRNTSDIFTNLFNEISKVIVGQKETVEQIIVSILCNGHTLVESNPGLGKTLTISTIAKVMDLTFSRIQCTPDLMPADITGTHFIEESGGHKEFKFEAGPVFANIVLADEVNRASPKTQSALLEAMQEKQVTVGNDTFILDKPFLLLATQNPIEMEGTFPLPEAQLDRFLLKILLDYPSFDEEKEIVRRYTMVDIPEVNRVLKKSSVLELQRLTREVPIAEDIKAYAIKVVMTTRNWKEHLEYGASPRASIGLILAAKARALIHGRNYVSKEDVDTMAYPILRHRIMLTFESERRGITPDKVIGEIITRTE; the protein is encoded by the coding sequence ATGGACAAAAGTTCTCAATCAGGTGAAGCGGATATCTACCGTAATACCAGTGATATTTTTACCAATCTTTTCAATGAGATTTCAAAGGTAATTGTAGGTCAGAAAGAAACAGTGGAACAGATTATTGTGTCCATCCTGTGTAATGGGCATACACTTGTGGAAAGTAATCCAGGTCTGGGAAAAACCCTTACAATATCCACAATTGCAAAGGTTATGGACCTGACATTCAGTAGAATCCAGTGTACTCCGGATCTGATGCCTGCAGATATTACAGGTACTCATTTTATAGAGGAAAGCGGCGGGCACAAGGAATTTAAATTCGAAGCAGGACCTGTTTTTGCCAATATAGTGCTTGCAGACGAAGTAAACAGGGCATCCCCTAAAACCCAGTCAGCCCTGCTCGAAGCAATGCAGGAAAAACAGGTGACTGTAGGAAATGATACATTTATCCTGGACAAACCCTTCCTCCTTCTGGCAACCCAGAACCCTATAGAAATGGAAGGTACATTCCCTCTACCCGAGGCCCAGCTGGACAGGTTTTTGCTCAAGATCCTGCTGGATTACCCCTCTTTTGATGAGGAAAAGGAAATTGTGCGCCGTTACACCATGGTGGATATACCTGAAGTAAACCGGGTTCTCAAGAAAAGTTCGGTGCTGGAACTGCAACGCCTTACCCGGGAAGTACCGATTGCCGAGGACATAAAGGCCTATGCCATCAAAGTCGTCATGACAACACGTAACTGGAAAGAACACCTGGAATACGGTGCTTCCCCACGTGCCTCTATAGGATTGATACTTGCAGCCAAGGCCCGCGCACTTATTCACGGGCGTAATTATGTAAGCAAGGAAGATGTGGATACCATGGCTTATCCGATACTCAGGCATCGTATAATGCTGACATTCGAATCCGAGCGCAGGGGAATTACTCCGGACAAAGTTATTGGCGAGATCATTACAAGAACTGAATGA
- a CDS encoding DUF58 domain-containing protein — protein sequence MTEKRHSIDVSFLKELDRFSFMVRKRVSSVYAGSRRSIHSGKGLDTRGYREYHWGDEPRTIDWNVYARTEKLYVREFEESKSLTNHILLDASNSMEYSSEGPTKFEYGAMLAIGFAYLVTKDNDKFAISTFATNVSFSQPKRGRKYLLRAIDRLAEAETGGKTSIEECVKQYEKAIRSRSLVIIISDFLDDPKSIESAIYRLSVHELIVIQVMDKTEKDLQVDGLAKLTDMESGEELQTYVSKNFQKNYQELLNEHVYRIQEACDHVGVDFYQFSNDKPIFEAFLETLSSRRRW from the coding sequence ATGACTGAAAAAAGACATAGCATTGATGTTAGTTTCCTGAAGGAACTTGACAGGTTTTCCTTTATGGTACGCAAGCGAGTATCCAGTGTATACGCCGGTAGCCGTCGCTCAATCCACAGTGGGAAGGGATTAGATACCCGGGGATACAGGGAGTATCACTGGGGTGATGAACCAAGGACTATTGACTGGAATGTCTATGCACGTACAGAAAAACTCTATGTAAGGGAATTTGAGGAAAGTAAATCCCTGACAAACCATATCCTGCTGGATGCAAGCAATAGTATGGAATATTCATCAGAAGGGCCTACCAAATTCGAATATGGTGCGATGCTTGCTATCGGATTTGCTTATCTTGTAACAAAAGATAATGACAAGTTCGCAATTTCCACATTTGCAACCAATGTTAGTTTCAGTCAGCCAAAACGTGGCAGGAAATACCTGCTCAGGGCTATCGACAGGCTGGCAGAAGCAGAAACCGGGGGCAAGACATCCATTGAGGAATGCGTGAAACAATACGAAAAAGCGATACGTTCGCGTTCCCTTGTAATAATAATTTCTGACTTCCTGGACGATCCAAAATCCATTGAATCCGCTATATACAGGCTTTCAGTCCATGAACTTATTGTGATACAGGTAATGGATAAAACTGAAAAGGATCTACAAGTTGATGGTCTGGCAAAATTGACTGATATGGAAAGTGGTGAAGAATTGCAAACCTATGTCAGCAAGAATTTCCAGAAGAATTATCAGGAATTGCTCAATGAGCATGTCTACAGGATACAGGAAGCCTGTGATCATGTAGGTGTGGATTTTTACCAGTTTTCAAACGATAAGCCAATCTTTGAGGCTTTCCTTGAAACACTGAGCAGCAGGAGGCGATGGTAA
- a CDS encoding vWA domain-containing protein has product MPFDNTMALAALASVIPLIIIYLLRPKPVQLSIPSLMFLMQVEKQKKRFSSIRKLLKDPLFLIQLLVLILLSTAAAAPFYTSQEDLSDEHTVIVIDASASMQAGNRFDDATRLAEGYLSKKNSIILAKSSPEIVVENTGSSQASDALENIEPSDTIADISGAMSEGMRLLSQRGGTMIVVSDFASWEGEDPVSTKQLAQSYGIDTAFVDVSSAVGNVGIIDGWIDTEDGNYVYTCVVKNYNDFTERVDIEIENPAGSVKRSLNVGPSDTAQFRVNPLSPGVTSISIADEDSLPADNNAYVVIPTQSDTKTLFVSDEEKLPSNISLSTLASVDISTAEGIPSSTDDYRIMVIGLKNRPLASTEVERLDSFLNNGGRVVVVASQMLAGGNATDQFQGMLPVIPGDVAEAQNILGIDLEVVQSSSLTDDVKFNEIAMYKYLNATPRNDATVLVATEQGDPLLAHWSVGDGTLVYFGFNDELGEPWNNFHNLPEYPVLWARLTAWLGGSGDISDYNHETGDITSLAREMTVQTPTGTITTQKVLFEQAGTYKIGGRTVAANLYSDRESDTTRQGSEVMERVSDQNRDSPDIVRQDSYEAKNYLDNYLIILAILLAILEILIIRNRGEL; this is encoded by the coding sequence ATGCCCTTTGATAACACAATGGCCCTTGCCGCTCTTGCAAGTGTGATCCCTTTAATAATAATTTATCTTCTCAGGCCCAAACCTGTCCAGCTTAGTATACCTTCCCTGATGTTCTTAATGCAGGTGGAGAAGCAGAAAAAACGTTTTTCATCAATCCGTAAACTGCTCAAAGATCCACTGTTTCTTATCCAGCTGCTTGTACTCATACTGCTTTCCACCGCTGCAGCAGCGCCTTTTTACACTTCCCAGGAAGACCTGAGTGATGAGCATACTGTAATTGTCATTGACGCCTCCGCAAGTATGCAGGCAGGCAATCGTTTTGACGATGCAACACGCCTGGCTGAAGGATATCTCAGCAAGAAGAACAGTATAATACTGGCTAAAAGCAGTCCGGAAATTGTTGTTGAGAACACAGGTTCTTCACAAGCATCTGATGCGCTTGAAAATATCGAGCCCAGCGACACGATAGCTGATATTTCCGGAGCAATGTCTGAAGGTATGAGACTGCTTTCGCAGAGAGGCGGTACAATGATTGTGGTGTCCGATTTTGCCAGCTGGGAAGGAGAAGATCCGGTATCTACAAAACAGCTTGCCCAGTCCTATGGGATTGACACTGCTTTTGTTGATGTAAGCTCAGCAGTGGGCAATGTGGGAATCATAGACGGCTGGATAGACACCGAAGACGGTAATTACGTGTATACCTGTGTTGTCAAGAATTATAATGACTTTACCGAAAGGGTTGATATAGAAATTGAAAACCCGGCTGGTTCAGTAAAGCGCTCTCTTAATGTGGGACCCTCGGATACGGCCCAGTTTCGTGTGAATCCCCTATCTCCCGGGGTTACATCAATATCAATTGCAGATGAGGATAGTTTGCCGGCCGACAATAATGCATATGTGGTAATTCCAACCCAATCGGATACGAAAACCCTGTTTGTTTCGGATGAAGAGAAGTTACCATCAAATATTTCTCTTTCGACACTGGCGTCTGTGGATATTTCTACGGCTGAGGGAATTCCTTCTTCCACCGATGATTACAGGATAATGGTCATTGGGCTGAAAAACCGTCCTCTTGCATCCACTGAGGTAGAAAGGCTTGACAGTTTCCTGAACAATGGAGGGCGGGTTGTAGTTGTAGCCAGCCAGATGCTTGCAGGCGGCAATGCCACAGACCAGTTCCAGGGAATGCTTCCGGTTATACCCGGTGATGTGGCTGAAGCACAGAATATCCTGGGTATCGATCTGGAAGTTGTCCAGTCCTCAAGCCTTACAGATGATGTGAAATTCAACGAGATTGCCATGTACAAATATCTCAATGCCACACCGCGTAATGATGCAACCGTTCTGGTTGCAACCGAGCAGGGAGACCCTTTACTTGCCCACTGGTCTGTGGGAGACGGGACACTGGTATATTTCGGCTTCAATGATGAGTTGGGTGAGCCCTGGAACAATTTCCACAACCTGCCCGAATACCCGGTGCTCTGGGCACGGCTTACAGCCTGGCTCGGTGGCAGCGGAGATATAAGCGACTATAACCATGAGACCGGAGATATAACCTCTCTTGCCCGGGAAATGACAGTACAGACACCCACCGGTACAATAACCACCCAGAAGGTATTGTTCGAGCAGGCCGGGACATATAAGATCGGAGGACGTACCGTAGCGGCCAACCTGTACAGTGACCGTGAATCGGATACTACCAGGCAAGGATCGGAGGTAATGGAACGTGTTTCAGACCAGAACAGGGACAGCCCTGACATAGTCCGTCAGGATAGTTATGAGGCAAAGAACTATCTGGACAATTACCTGATTATACTGGCTATACTACTGGCAATACTTGAAATCCTGATTATACGCAACCGGGGTGAACTGTGA